Proteins encoded within one genomic window of Granulicella pectinivorans:
- a CDS encoding RNA polymerase factor sigma-54 translates to MAQRQVLTPGLVQMVSVLALNKLELKEMLNAEMIENPVLEELEEISLSLDERSGMEGDRERSAEDVVAESERAPEEKDPFDEVDFGSYFQEYLDPGYKTASNFEESDKPSFEHFLSQPSTLSDHLEWQLGALTLTRGVKAAAELVVGNLNENGYLTASDEEMAEALDGDPEQALRDVVTARGIVNYLDPVGVGARDLRECLLIQVSAQRREAEMVLRRHVQLYENETAAKMEHSDPSLELEEYGEVLAPQRRAVEDRTDVFATAEAIVRNFLVLLQKKDMRELTKSCGRTAEEVQAAVDFIRTLDPRPGQRYNQAETRLIEPDVAFVKRDGVYVVLMNEEDLPTLRLNHGYRKMLKEKQTEKEVKEYVKERYKSAIQLLRNIEQRKNTIVRTCEAIVERQAEFLELGEQGLKPMMIKEVAEEIGVHPSTVSRAVANKYVHTTQGVYELRFFFSEGVGGPEGGDLPLVLLKKKVKAMIEAEDPRKPLTDDQLAADLVKEGIKVTRRTVAKYREDMAIPSTHQRRVR, encoded by the coding sequence GTGGCGCAACGGCAGGTGCTGACGCCAGGGCTGGTGCAGATGGTCAGCGTGCTGGCGCTGAACAAGCTTGAGCTCAAGGAGATGTTGAACGCGGAGATGATCGAGAATCCGGTTCTTGAGGAACTGGAGGAGATTTCGCTCTCTCTGGATGAACGGTCGGGAATGGAAGGCGACCGGGAGCGTTCGGCGGAGGATGTGGTGGCGGAGAGTGAGCGGGCTCCGGAGGAGAAAGATCCGTTCGATGAGGTCGACTTCGGGAGCTACTTTCAGGAGTATCTGGACCCTGGTTATAAGACGGCTTCGAACTTCGAGGAGTCGGACAAGCCTTCGTTTGAGCATTTTTTGTCGCAGCCGAGTACGCTGAGCGACCATCTGGAGTGGCAGTTGGGGGCGCTGACGCTGACGCGCGGGGTAAAGGCGGCGGCTGAGCTGGTGGTGGGGAATCTGAATGAGAACGGGTATCTGACGGCTTCGGATGAGGAGATGGCAGAGGCTCTGGATGGCGATCCGGAGCAGGCGCTGCGGGACGTGGTGACGGCGCGGGGGATTGTGAATTACCTGGACCCGGTGGGGGTGGGGGCTCGGGATCTGCGAGAGTGCCTGCTGATCCAGGTGTCAGCGCAGAGGCGCGAGGCGGAGATGGTGCTGCGGCGACATGTCCAACTTTACGAGAATGAGACGGCCGCGAAGATGGAGCACTCGGATCCTTCGCTTGAGCTTGAGGAGTATGGGGAGGTTTTGGCTCCGCAGAGAAGGGCGGTGGAGGATCGGACGGATGTGTTTGCCACGGCGGAAGCCATTGTCCGGAACTTTCTGGTGCTGCTGCAGAAGAAGGACATGCGGGAGCTGACGAAAAGCTGCGGGCGTACGGCGGAGGAGGTGCAGGCGGCGGTGGACTTTATCCGTACGCTGGACCCGAGGCCTGGGCAGAGGTACAACCAGGCGGAGACGCGGCTCATTGAGCCGGATGTGGCGTTTGTGAAGCGGGACGGGGTGTATGTCGTGCTGATGAACGAGGAGGACCTGCCGACGCTCAGGCTGAACCATGGCTATCGCAAGATGCTGAAGGAGAAGCAGACGGAGAAAGAGGTCAAGGAGTACGTCAAGGAACGGTATAAGTCTGCGATCCAACTGCTTCGGAACATTGAGCAGAGGAAGAACACGATTGTGCGGACGTGCGAGGCGATTGTGGAGAGGCAGGCGGAGTTTCTGGAGCTCGGCGAGCAGGGACTGAAGCCGATGATGATCAAAGAGGTGGCGGAGGAGATCGGGGTCCATCCTTCAACGGTGAGCCGGGCGGTGGCAAATAAGTATGTTCACACGACGCAAGGGGTGTATGAACTGCGGTTTTTCTTCTCTGAGGGGGTGGGCGGACCGGAGGGCGGGGATCTGCCGCTGGTGCTTTTGAAGAAAAAGGTGAAGGCGATGATCGAGGCGGAGGACCCGCGTAAGCCGCTGACGGATGACCAGCTTGCGGCGGATCTGGTGAAGGAAGGGATTAAGGTCACGCGGCGGACGGTGGCAAAGTATCGGGAGGACATGGCGATTCCGTCGACGCACCAAAGGCGGGTGCGGTGA
- the hpf gene encoding ribosome hibernation-promoting factor, HPF/YfiA family, which yields MNGMNIEYTGRHTTITNKQKAQAEAGLEQIGNMMDRAFCSAHVILSEDKYRKIAEIAVLCSGQTLVATCQSTDMETAIHGALTKLEQQWVRHNQKLTARMRHPAESIKTALVEPLDLSA from the coding sequence ATGAACGGAATGAACATCGAGTACACCGGACGTCATACAACGATCACTAACAAACAGAAGGCCCAGGCAGAGGCTGGGCTGGAGCAGATAGGAAACATGATGGATCGTGCGTTCTGTAGCGCGCACGTGATTCTGAGCGAAGACAAGTACAGGAAGATCGCTGAAATTGCGGTGCTCTGTTCCGGGCAGACGCTGGTGGCTACGTGTCAATCGACCGATATGGAAACGGCGATTCATGGGGCGCTAACGAAGCTGGAGCAGCAGTGGGTGAGGCATAACCAGAAGCTGACTGCTCGGATGAGGCATCCTGCGGAGTCGATCAAGACGGCGCTGGTGGAACCGCTGGATCTTTCAGCGTAG
- the rapZ gene encoding RNase adapter RapZ — translation MATKRAAKKKAGTKSPDNAGELVILTGMSGAGKASALKAFEDLGYYAVDNLPLELIPQFAELVRSSSEIERAALVIDVREGIRLDRFPAILKKVQKVLATKVLFLEAHDEALVRRYSETRRPHPMGRGEMVLKSIGAERKRLDPIRNVADIVLDTTKFNVHELRAHINAQFDHAAHEQHLTIAAMSFGFKAGVPTDADLVFDVRFLPNPHFIPEFRPLTGKDPKVAKYVRGFPQTEEFLKKTTDLLLFLLPHYIKEGKSYLTVAFGCTGGQHRSVMIAEEMRKRLSQAGYRVTAAHRDMPV, via the coding sequence ATGGCCACGAAGCGTGCGGCGAAGAAGAAGGCAGGAACCAAGTCTCCTGATAACGCTGGAGAGTTGGTGATCCTGACGGGAATGTCAGGAGCGGGCAAGGCGTCGGCGCTGAAGGCGTTCGAAGACCTTGGGTACTATGCGGTCGACAATCTGCCGCTGGAGCTGATTCCGCAGTTCGCGGAGCTGGTGCGAAGCTCGAGTGAGATTGAACGGGCAGCGCTGGTGATCGATGTGCGCGAGGGGATTCGGCTGGACCGGTTTCCGGCGATTCTGAAAAAAGTACAGAAGGTGTTGGCGACGAAGGTGCTGTTTTTGGAGGCACACGACGAGGCGCTGGTGCGCCGGTACTCGGAGACGCGGCGACCGCATCCGATGGGGCGTGGCGAAATGGTGCTTAAGTCGATTGGGGCCGAGCGGAAGAGGCTGGACCCGATCCGGAATGTCGCGGACATCGTGTTGGATACGACGAAGTTCAATGTGCATGAGTTGCGGGCGCATATCAATGCGCAGTTCGACCACGCGGCGCATGAGCAGCATCTGACGATCGCGGCGATGAGCTTCGGGTTCAAGGCGGGTGTGCCCACGGACGCGGATCTGGTGTTCGATGTGAGATTTTTGCCGAATCCGCACTTTATTCCGGAGTTTCGGCCGCTGACAGGGAAGGACCCAAAGGTGGCGAAGTATGTTCGGGGGTTTCCGCAGACGGAGGAGTTTCTGAAGAAGACGACGGATCTGCTGCTGTTTCTTTTGCCGCATTACATCAAGGAAGGGAAGAGCTATCTGACGGTGGCGTTTGGATGCACTGGCGGGCAGCACCGTTCGGTGATGATCGCGGAGGAGATGCGGAAGAGGCTCAGCCAGGCGGGGTACCGAGTTACGGCGGCGCACCGGGATATGCCCGTTTAG